In Methylocystis sp. IM3, the DNA window TGGAAAACAATGCCGTGGTCCTCATCGTCGCGAGAGTGGTTTGCCGAGGACCGATTTCGATTGGTTCCATCCTGCAAGTCAAGACAACTTTATTCGACACTCCGGGCCCCCCTGCGGTGGTCGTCGAAGCCCCCATCGTGTCAGTCCGGGGCCAGAGCGAGGCTGACCTGTGGGAAGTTGTCGCCAAGCAACCGAACCGCGACGCCGCCGGCAAGCAGATCTTTCCACTTGGCTACAATTTCGACTACGACAATGTTGAGGTGAACATTCTCTGAGTTGGTCAGAGTTGAACTTTTAAAGGATGCAAGGAATGCGCAGGGACTTGAGCCTTGTGAAATCTTCAGTTCCGAGAGTTCTCCTGCTTCGCCAGTCCCTGAATTCGTGAGCTGAACTCTGGGCACCGGGCAGACAACCCTAAACAGAATACCCCCATGCGTAATCAAGACCCCAATAATGGCACAAAATGGGAAGGCGGCGGAGGAGGCGGCGGCCTCGTCGTCACTAGCGTCGGGGGTCCCGGCACGATTATAGTGGACGGAGAAAGCATTCCGTATAATGAAATTGTTGAGGTTGGACCACACCGCCCTCCACCGCCCCCTCCACCCCCCCCACCTTTCCCAATAGTAAGAGTACAAAGCCCTGACGGTGCAGCACCACGCAGTCTCCCACCTAATAGATTTCCGTCCGGCGCATCACCGTCGCTAAACGATAGTAAGCTGGACAATAGTCGGCTGGCTTCCAAGCCTCCGGGACCGATGCCTGGTGCTGTCCCAGACTGGACGACGCAAACCGAGTGGCGTTTCGAACCCGATCCCAGACTGTTTTGGCAGCCCATAACCAGCGTCGACACCGGCAACCGACCCTTGAACGTCGTGTTGAACAAGATTTTGCTGCCTTGGATTAATGCCCTAGCGGCCGTGGTAAACATCCCGCGGGCCGGGCAAATCGTTGTTGATGATTTCCTGAGCCACAGTATTATAAATGTGGAATATCGAGACGCAGCATACGTTTTTCCGACAATGGGTGCGGCGGGGGTTGCCATCGAGGCAAGCCCTGCGCTGGAATTCATCTCCGCACGAGTGTCCACTTGGTGGTCCGCTTTTTCCAAAAACCCAGCTGTGTTGGACACTCTGCTCTCTCCGATCTTCATGTCGTTCGGAGCCGAGACAGGTGCTCTCTCCGGTGTGGGAGCGGAGATCGAAAGTACCCTTCCAGCGCAAGTTGAATCGTCGCTCCCAAATGTGCGAACAGCCGACTCTATCCTCTCTGAAAACTCAAGGCGCGGAAATGCCTTTCAAAGGGCGGTCACGGAAGCTTTTGGACTTGAACGAAATAATAACACGATGGTTGGACCAGAGCTTGAGTCGGGGGCCTTTTACCCGACCATTCCGGATATCGCTAATGGCGGAAATGCACCGATTGGTGATATTAAAGACGTTCTCAATATCTCGCTAACTCGCCAGTTGCGGCTGCAGCGGGATATCGCAAAGGTAACAGGCACTTCATTCAGTGTCATTGCTAGCCCGCGCACCCGTACAGTCTCGCAGCCGCTGGCAGACGCGGTTAGGGAAAGTGGTGGCTTTATTTTCAAGGCCAATCCAGCGGACAAGACGGTCAAGGTTTGGGACTCTTCTAGCCGATCTTGGGTCCCGTTCCTCAGCGAGTAATTTCCCGAAAAAGCCACAGCCTTTGCGTTAGGCTATGGCTTTGCGCGCGGGAGCTTTACGCTGAGCCGTCAATAGCTCCGACGATAGCCTCCCGTGTGGGGATTGTAGTTGCCTGCGGCCCCATAATTGTCGTGCGTGTTGCCGTTCCGGATTGGTTTGATAATGCGGCTGCGTATAGGTCCCGTTGCGGTTGTAGTGGCCATCCACATAGTGGTCACTGGAATTCGAGCCTGTGCCGTAGTTGTAGTATTGCGCGCTTACTGTCCCGCAAACCAACAACCCGGCGGCCAGCGTGGGAAGGGCTATCTTAAGCATGGCGTTAACTCCTTAATCAACTAGGAGAGTTTATCAGGATTGCGTGTGCCGTCGAAGTGGCCAAGTGTCACGCAAGCAGATTGGTCAAGACAGCCGCTGAGTGTGGGACTAAAAGTGGGACTGTTGTCGCTTAAGATTCATATGTCATTATAAATGCTATATTAAATCATCCCATTTTGTGCCACCGCACGGCAAGGCTATGAGTAGCCGCCCATTAGCACTC includes these proteins:
- a CDS encoding putative toxin, which gives rise to MLNKILLPWINALAAVVNIPRAGQIVVDDFLSHSIINVEYRDAAYVFPTMGAAGVAIEASPALEFISARVSTWWSAFSKNPAVLDTLLSPIFMSFGAETGALSGVGAEIESTLPAQVESSLPNVRTADSILSENSRRGNAFQRAVTEAFGLERNNNTMVGPELESGAFYPTIPDIANGGNAPIGDIKDVLNISLTRQLRLQRDIAKVTGTSFSVIASPRTRTVSQPLADAVRESGGFIFKANPADKTVKVWDSSSRSWVPFLSE